Proteins from a single region of Kogia breviceps isolate mKogBre1 chromosome 5, mKogBre1 haplotype 1, whole genome shotgun sequence:
- the MASP1 gene encoding mannan-binding lectin serine protease 1 isoform X2, with product MSITFRSDFSNEERFTGFDAHYMAVDVDECMEREDEELSCDHYCHNYIGGYYCSCRFGYILHTDNRTCRVECSDNLFTQRAGVITSPDFPSPYPKSSECVYTIELEEGFMISLQFEDIFDIEDHPEVSCPYDYIKIKTGPKVLGPFCGEKAPEPINTQSHSVQILFRSDNSGENRGWRLLYRATGNECPKLQPPVHGIIDPLQAKYFFKDQVLISCDTGYKVLKDNVEVDTFQIECLKDGTWSNKIPTCKIVDCGAPAELENGLVTFSTRNNLTTYKSEIRYSCQQPYYKMLHSITDVYTCSARGVWMNEVLGRSQPTCLPVCGQPSRSLPNLVKRIIGGRNAEPGLFPWQALIVVEDTSRVPNDKWFGSGALLSESWILTAAHVLRSQRRDNTVTPVSREHVTVYLGLHDVRDKLGAVNSSAARVVLHPDFDIQNYNHDIALVQLREPVPLGPHIMPVCLPRPEPEGPAPHMLGLVAGWGISNPNVTVDEIISSGTRTLSDVLQYVKLPVVPHAECKTSYESRSGNYSVTENMFCAGYYEGGKDTCLGDSGGAFVIFDDSSQRWVAQGLVSWGGPEECGSKQVYGVYTKVSNYVDWVWEQIGSPQGLGELQVER from the exons ATGTCTATCACTTTCCGTTCAGATTTCTCCAACGAGGAGCGATTCACAGGCTTTGATGCCCACTACATGGCTGTGG ATGTGGACGAGTGCATGGAGCGGGAGGACGAGGAGCTGTCCTGTGACCACTACTGCCATAACTACATCGGCGGCTACTACTGCTCCTGCCGCTTTGGCTACATCCTCCACACAGACAACAGGACATGCCGAG TGGAGTGCAGTGACAACCTCTTCACACAGAGGGCTGGCGTGATCACCAGCCCCGACTTCCCCAGCCCTTACCCTAAGAGCTCCGAATGTGTCTACACCATTGAGCTGGAGGAGGGTTTCATGATCAGCCTGCAGTTTGAGGACATTTTTGACATTGAGGACCATCCTGAGGTGTCCTGCCCCTATGACTACATCAAG ATTAAAACCGGTCCAAAAGTTCTGGGGCCCTTCTGTGGAGAGAAAGCCCCAGAACCCATCAATACCCAGAGCCACAGCGTCCAGATCCTGTTCCGCAGTGACAACTCAGGCGAGAACCGGGGCTGGAGGCTGTTGTACAGGGCAACAG GGAATGAGTGCCCCAAGCTGCAGCCTCCTGTCCATGGGATAATTGATCCCTTGCAAGCCAAGTACTTTTTCAAAGACCAGGTGCTCATCAGCTGTGACACAGGCTACAAAGTGCTGAAG GATAATGTGGAGGTGGACACATTCCAGATCGAGTGTCTGAAGGATGGGACATGGAGTAACAAGATTCCCACCTGTAAAA ttGTGGACTGTGGAGCCCCGGCAGAGCTGGAAAACGGGCTGGTCACATTTTCCACCAGAAACAACCTTACCACATACAAATCTGAGATCAGATACTCCTGCCAGCAGCCCTACTACAAGATGCTGCACAGTATCACAG ATGTATATACATGTTCTGCCCGAGGAGTCTGGATGAACGAAGTCCTGGGGAGAAGCCAGCCTACCTGCCTGCCAG TGTGTGGTCAGCCCTCCCGCTCCCTGCCAAACCTGGTCAAGAGGATCATCGGGGGCCGGAATGCTGAGCCCGGCCTCTTCCCATGGCAGGCCCTGATCGTGGTGGAGGACACCTCAAGGGTGCCCAATGACAAGTGGTTTGGGAGCGGGGCCCTGCTCTCTGAGTCGTGGATCCTTACAGCAGCCCACGTGCTGCGCTCCCAGCGCAGAGACAACACGGTGACACCGGTCTCCAGGGAGCACGTCACCGTCTACCTGGGCCTGCACGACGTGCGGGACAAACTGGGGGCTGTCAACAGCTCGGCCGCCCGAGTGGTGCTCCACCCAGACTTCGACATCCAGAACTACAACCATGACATCGCTCTGGTGCAGCTGCGGGAGCCCGTGCCCCTGGGGCCTCACATCATGCCCGTCTGCCTGCCGCGGCCCGAGCCCGAAGGCCCAGCACCCCACATGCTGGGGCTGGTAGCTGGTTGGGGCATCTCCAATCCTAACGTGACGGTGGACGAGATCATCAGCAGTGGCACGCGGACCTTGTCAGACGTCCTGCAGTACGTCAAGTTACCTGTGGTGCCACACGCCGAGTGCAAGACTAGCTACGAGTCCCGGTCGGGCAACTACAGCGTCACAGAGAACATGTTCTGTGCCGGCTACTACGAGGGTGGCAAGGACACGTGCCTGGGGGACAGCGGCGGCGCCTTTGTCATCTTCGATGACTCAAGCCAGCGCTGGGTGGCCCAAGGCCTGGTGTCCTGGGGGGGGCCCGAAGAATGTGGCAGCAAGCAGGTGTATGGGGTCTACACCAAGGTCTCCAACTACGTGGACTGGGTGTGGGAGCAGATAGGCTCCCCGCAGGGCCTGGGGGAGCTCCAGGTGGAGCGGTGA